The stretch of DNA tttcaaaaataaaaataaaaaattccttaccaaccgggactaaaggtcccccagaccATGGCGCGCCTCGTGCcttgtggttgccctttagcaccggttcatgctgaaccggtactaaagggggggcctttagtgcccacactttagtgccgattaccgaaccgacactaaagggccttacgaaccggtgctattgcccggttctgcactagtgggagGCATTATTTATTTTAGCCTTTCAGCCCCGATTGtgacaaccgggactaaaggatcatGCCTTTAGTCCTGAATCCATAGTCTCGGTTGGGAACACCGGAACTAAAGGGGGTTGGGAACAGGGACTAAAGgtttttttctactagtggtgtggGTGTTCGGTTCGTGTTCCGCGTGTCAAGGTTGTGAGATATGGTGTGCTAGCTCAGCATGTGGGTACGACAACACAAGATGACTCGGTTTGGTCATATTCATTGAGTACCACTCTTGAGCTCCATGGTGAAAACTCCAGTTTAGCCTTTTACTCCCAGTTGTGACAAccgagaataaaggatcatgccttTATAGTCCCGAATCCATAGTCCCGGTTGGGAAAACCGACTAAAGGAGGTtgggaaccgagactaaagggtttttttctactagtggtgtggGTGTTCGGTTCGTGTTCAGCGTGTCAAGGTTGTGAGATATGGTGTGCTAGCTCAGCATGTGGGCACGACAACACAAGATGACTCGGTTTGGTCATATTCATTGAGTACCACTCTTGAGCTCCATGGTGAAAACTCCAGTTTTGATCCCCACCAATGGCAATGGCTGTGCAATGTTCCATTGGTGATGGAATTTCATGGAGATTACACAAACTTGCTCTTCAGAGGGAAAACTCATGATCATGTCTTACTGGTTGGTTCTGATGACGACGACACTCGTGCATCGTTCCCTTCATGGAAGCTTCACTTTTGAAGAGCATTTCTCATAGTATGGGTGTTTTGAGTTTTTGTTGTTGCATGTCGTTAATAGCTTCATCGTGACTTTGGAGGTCATGTTTTTTCTTTGTAATAATTTAACTATGTGCATCCTCAATATTTTGACCAACTCTTGACATTATGTTTGCATAGACCGGAGGTACATGATACCAACTTAATATTAATGTATATATTGTCCTTTTGAAAAAAAGACCACCCAATAGTGTTGGGCCAAGGTCATTTCCGTCACAGATTACACAATAAAGCATTTTCGCGTAGTCCCCTGCAGGGTTACCATTTTCTTAAGCAGCCAACACAATAATTGACTTTCATTGGTTTCACGGAGCGCAACGCAATTGGAATGCCACTGAGCATGAGCTATGTGTGGCATCAACAGGGTGCCAAAGATTGACACTCCACATCATGTCTACTTTAGCAAAGATTAATATTGCAATGTGTACTACCTCTCTCAAAATCAAAAGGAGACATTACACATTGTTTTTGGGGACATTAATATGGCTAAATATTAATAGACTAATACAGCCAGGAAATAATATTTTGCTTGTTTCTTTTCATGCTATGAGACTTGGCCCGATGCTACCTGAGGCACCAATGCCAGAGAAAATCTAACTTGCTACCTGCTGCAATGGGTTTCATGCATAGACAAGTGAAAATTTTAGACAAGTAAAGAAAATAAACATCTCAATATTTAAACAACACGGTTTAAAAGTATGAATGACTGTACATTTTGCACTTAAAATTCTTCAATAACCTGGTTGGAGGAGAGGTACGTATTTCCTTAGAAAACTTATAATACTTGAAATACTCAACAACACACATCAGTACAAAGGCGAAGAAATGACAGTATCACTTGGAACGAATAAGTGTTCGTCGTACAGTAGCTAGGACAGGCGGTCATTGTTGGAATCCTCTTGAAATCCTTCTCGTCCCAACCGTAGTGCTGCTCATTTGACTTTGCAGTTTTACAGAGTTGTTCATCTTGATCCTGCACAGGCGATGAGCAGCAAAGCTAGCATTAGCATTCACATAAGCAGAAATGGAACGAAACAGATTGTTGTGCTCACCTTGCTTCTTCCGTCTTAGCAAGCAAAAGATTAGTAGTGCCGCCGATCCTATCACCACAAGCCCGGCTATAGGGACGGCTATGTAGAGGACAAGCTTATTACTCTTCTTGCATGAACTGCCACCGATGCAAACGTCTGAAAACGATGAACAATGTGTTATAACCTATTACCCCTTCCCAAAAGTACATGATGTTTTAGAAAACACGGTAATCATAATCAAATTTAACTCTTTTAAAATGATTTAGATTTATTAGATAGATATTTGTGTAACTATATTTTCAGTCACAAATAGTTTCAAAACATATGTTGTTCGAAAATGTTAACATACGTGTTTGGTAGTAGAAAAATATCAATCAAAGTTGCATGTTGGATACCGTGTACGAGACTATTAAAATGTTGCTCCATAAGTGGAACAAGCATTTTCAGAGTACTGTAAATAATGCATATTGTTTTTTTTCCTAAGTCAAGCTTCACAAACTTTGACCAATTTTAGAGAGAAAATTATCATGATCTATACCGAGTATAGGAGTATGTATTTTGGATCAGATATATGCGTGCAGTGAGCATACCATCCTCGGACTTGTTGGAGCCGAAGTTACCATCCTTGGACCCGGCGTTAGTGGTGGGAGTGGGCGAGGGCGTACCCTCCTCGGACTCGGTGTCGACTTTAGTGGTGAGCATGACGGAGAAACTCTCGAAAGCATTGACAATCGGCGGCAGTGTCGAGCCGGCAGTGGCTTCGATGGAAATGGTGATGGTGCCTTGTTGATCGGGAACAATGGCACCGTAGATGGCACCACTGGAGAGGTATTTCGGTGTGAGAGCATCTGGGTACCATCGCTTGCCGTTGACGTTGACGTAGAACTGGCGCACGGCGTTGCCTCTGAGAATGCCTAGCTCCGCGATATGCAGGACAGCAATGTACCCGGGCGACGGGTTGTTGCGCTGAGGCTGAGGGTGCATGGTGATCTCTATGAGCGCGGAGGCGTTCCGGGCAGTCATCGCTGTCTCCATCACCTCCGTCGGCACCTGGAAAAGGTCATCGTTTGGGTTCTGCACCCTTCTAAACGTTGTGATGCTGGGGTATTCTGCGGTGGTATCCACTGGTCTCCATATTCGGTCATGTGGGTCATCAGGGTACCTGATCCATCCATAGATTGTCTATGTGGTTAGTACTCAACGTCAGCGAAGGAGAAGCTACACCAAACACGACCCACACACTCACCTTATTACGCGCGTTTTACTCCCCGTGCCGAGGTCTAACCTGCGGTGCAGGTTCAGGCCCTGCTTCGGGCTCACCTGTGGATAGAGCATGCTCTTAAGCGGCCTCAGCTCCAGGGCCGAGATGAACGGCGTCCCATCGCCGGTGTTCACCAGGCAGACATGCACGTAGTCGTCCGGCACGACCACCATGGCCTCTACAGTTAAATAAGTGTCCGATGGCCCCCCTGACATGTTCACCGTCGTCCAAAAGTTTGCGCCGATGTAGAGGTCAAACATGGGCGATGTGTTAAGGCCGTCGTAGTTGCCGTACAAGAACCACGCTCGGATGATGTACTTGAGCCCGCGCACCAGGGACCGAATCTTGTAGCAGTTGCGCTTACCATCGGGGAAGCTGCGCACGTTCTGCATAAACTTGGGAGCCCGGCTGCTCATGTACTCGACGGAGATGTCATGGTTCGAGCCGCTGTCTATGAAACCGGCATCCGGGGCGAACTGCAGCTTGGCTATGGTGTCGGTTTCTACGTACGTCTCCCCTGGGTGGCCGCAGTCTATGTTTACAAAACCTACAGTGCGATGCAGAAGTACACATTAAAATCTCTCATGTGTGGGTCATACATAGATAGAGTTTTTTCAAAATAATAATAGAGAAAGCAAATACCCAAAACATATGTCAAGAAAATCTAGCATATACCCTCAAAAAGGAACCTTGACAAGAAAGAAACAGATTAATGTTTTCCACGAGAAAAAGCAAGAATGAAATGTTCCTGTAAAACACAGACCAGGCCTGCAACAATGATAGAGAACAGGCAATTTCTCGATGAGACTATAAAATTGTATCTTGCACGCGCATGCGAAACCAACTACAAGTATTGAGCATACCTTTCCTGTCAGCCTGGGCACGAGCTTGCTGTAGCATGCTGCCAGCGGCAGCAACGGCGAGGCAGAGAAATGGCAACCACCGCATTGCCGCCATTGTTCTTGCCCTCGACATGCAAGAAGCTAATGCGGTTCCACGATGAGTATGTTTTAACGCTAGGTGCGGTTCCATGCCTATATGTAGGAGTACAACACATCATTAGTACGCGTTGACATTGAACAAGTAATTAAACCTCTCGGCATGAGCGGTTAGCCATCTTAAATAAAACAAATTAACAATCAACATTGAATGAGTACTTAATTATGAAAGTGGTAATTCATTAGTTCTCACATTAGCTGGCTAATGAGCAGCACCACGTCGTCATACTTAATAAGTTTACAACTTGCACGGCGCCGTGCGTCAACACCCGATCGAGCCGGGGTACACGACGAAACAAATGCAGTGATCAAGTCATTGACGAGTGGACCCTGTTCTAGGCTGAACACCTCTTTGTGGTTTCCACTTGACTTTGAACTTGTCAACGTGCTTTCTGGGGTGAAAGACTCTTCTTTTGAAGCTGTCTTCTTTACAGTAGCTGAACACCTCTTCTTTTGAAGTTGTCGCCTCTATCGAACCCTTAATCTTCTTTTCCGACTTTTTCTTTGCAGCAGGAGATGGAAAATGCCTGTTCGTGATTTGTGGAGGCATCATTGGTTGAAACGGTAATGTAACAAACCGTGGGATTGCATTTAACTTACTGTATCTCATAAAATTCCTAAGATGGGATATCAAGGAGGTTAACACTTATGAGGGAGACGCTAAGCGTCGGTCAGGCAGGGGGTGTGCCTGATCGGCTGCTCCCCACCCTCCAATTCAACTTAAAATGTTGCTTCTCGTGTGTGTACATTCATCGCTATGAGAGCAAAGATCCATCTGCAATATTTTATTTCTACGTATGCAGCAACGTTGCAACATTCTTCTTGTGTATGAAAAAAGTTGCGACATCTCAGACACATCCATGCAGAAATATTATATGCAATAGATCTCCATTGGTTGCAACAAACAAGTAAAAGAAATCACCCCGACATTTTCCGCATAGAAGCCAAAATCTGCAACAATATGAAATCAAGTTAAAAAAATGTGAAATAAAAAATTTCAACATAAACACAAAAAATGCAGCAGATGCCGCCAAAATCATTGTGACATGTTACAGGTGTCTTGCAATAAACACAACATATGCAACATTGAAAATCCAAAGAAAACCATTACAACCAAAAGTTTGGGAGCACCTACATTGCCGTCGCTAGCTCGTCGGAGCCCTGTCGTTGCTAGATTTTACGGGACCAAAGTCTCCCCAGCTCCGAGTTGTAACAATGTAGGATAAGTGTGACGTTGACTTTCATGTGCTGCATGGGCCACAACATAAACACCTACTCATCGACGTTGGTCTGGCGAAGAGGGACACAACTAGTGAGTTGATGGGGCGGTAAAGGGTATGGTTATGGGACAGCTATGGTTGTTGTTACTTTTGCACGCGATGGGGTAGAAGAAAGCAGGATGCCACACTCGGCCCAAGCTTTAGCGAGATGGTGCAGCAGATGCCGTAGCGGCGGCGCCATTTAGCACGGCAGCAACACTCTTGGTGTAGTTCACCATCAGGCCAGAGGAAGGTCCAAATCTGTCTCTAAATTAGATGTTCGTTTATTGATAATCAGCGGGAAGCAGCAATCTATACACATCAAACTGAAGATAATATACACTGATATTTATCTTGATGTGATTTCCAACGAAAGAGAACCTAAACATCTCAAAATATCAACCTTCGCAATGACAACTTGTTTGTGATTACTCTCCCATACTGTCCTGCCAGACTAAAATATGTAGAGATCGTCCATATGGGTGTTTTTTCAGTCTTAATGGACAAAACAAAATCTACAACGTATATTGGATCCAAATCATAATGCATCCAAATAATGGAATAAAAACTTAAAAGAATATGCAACCTCGTATGATTAAGTCAAGTGCAAGGCAAGATAGCAACTATTGTGAACACACAAGAATTTAAAACCTGGTAGATACATGACTTAGATGAAATATACATTACCGGTCGACTTTGTTCATTTGCTGCTGCAGTCCTCCATCGAGTATCTTCTCAGGAGAGTAGAGTAGGCCGCCAACAGTATCTCACTGGGGACACCACACCATCGCCAACATCCACCACCGCAGACCATCGCATAGAGAAACAGAGGTTGCGTGCGTACCTACGAGACGCCGCCTGTGTGCAGTACAAGTGCCGACCTCGGTGGGGTGAAGACAGGAGGTTTATGGCATGGACTCAACACGAGCAGGCTGGCGGCAGCGAAGGCCACACGCGGCCATGTATGTTCCTGAGAGGAAACAGAAAATTGAGGGGGGGGAACATTTCAGCAAACACGTTCAAGGTGATGAAGGTAGAATTACAATGGCGGCGGAGCGTGCAGCGCCGTCTGGCTGCTCAGGCCGTCCGCCCTCCTACTGCAGCTGTCATGAGTGCATATGAAGACACTCGGCGGTAGTCGTACGTGCCCGCCCGCCACCGTCACGTGCATGGCCACCGCCATGGTCTGCGTGCAGCTCCATGACAGAGACAGCAAGGACGGAGTTAGCCGGGCGACCGGCGTCCGGCACTTAGCAAGAAGGGGGTGGCGAAGCTTCCTCACCGGTCTGCCGAGGAGGCGCGCCTAGTTGAACGACACGAAGAGCACATCGGCAACCGCGTCAGTCCACCTCCTCGTCTGCTCGTGGCTCGGCCGCTGGGTGCCGATTTCAGAGGAGGGGTGGGTGCTCGTGGACGGGATCACCTGTGAGGGCGGCGCGCAGCGGTACTGTAGCTCCCTGGGCGGCGCTCGCCGTGGATGGTCGAGTACGGGGGCGCACCACACACCCTCAGCCTCCACA from Triticum dicoccoides isolate Atlit2015 ecotype Zavitan chromosome 6A, WEW_v2.0, whole genome shotgun sequence encodes:
- the LOC119315665 gene encoding putative leucine-rich repeat receptor-like protein kinase At2g19210, whose amino-acid sequence is MRWLPFLCLAVAAAGSMLQQARAQADRKGFVNIDCGHPGETYVETDTIAKLQFAPDAGFIDSGSNHDISVEYMSSRAPKFMQNVRSFPDGKRNCYKIRSLVRGLKYIIRAWFLYGNYDGLNTSPMFDLYIGANFWTTVNMSGGPSDTYLTVEAMVVVPDDYVHVCLVNTGDGTPFISALELRPLKSMLYPQVSPKQGLNLHRRLDLGTGSKTRVIRYPDDPHDRIWRPVDTTAEYPSITTFRRVQNPNDDLFQVPTEVMETAMTARNASALIEITMHPQPQRNNPSPGYIAVLHIAELGILRGNAVRQFYVNVNGKRWYPDALTPKYLSSGAIYGAIVPDQQGTITISIEATAGSTLPPIVNAFESFSVMLTTKVDTESEEGTPSPTPTTNAGSKDGNFGSNKSEDDVCIGGSSCKKSNKLVLYIAVPIAGLVVIGSAALLIFCLLRRKKQGSR